A stretch of DNA from Parabacteroides pacaensis:
TCCGACATTATCCACGGGCTGGCTATCGATGCGGAAAGTGAATTAAAGAACGTTGATCCCGGATTAAGGTTAGAGCTTCGGCATCCTATCGAGCGGATAAAGATTCACGCTTCCGAGATGGTTCGGTTCGTCGATGAGAAGACAAGCGAATCGTTTAGTGAAGGGTTTGGGGAGGCCTCGGACGAGATGAGGGAATTAATTTTAGGGTATTACAGTAAACTGATGAAGAAATGAATGTAAATTTTCAAACAGCAAATAAAGGCGGAAAGGCAGCTACAACAGAGTGGTACACCCCTCAATATATTATAGAATCTTTAGGAGGGAAATTTGATTTAGATCCATGCGCCCCCGCTATATTGTGGTATACAGCGCATAAGTGCTATACTAAGGAGATTGACGGATTATCTCAAAAATGGGAAGGTAGAGTATTTCTTAACCCTCCTTATGAAAATCCGGTAGTGAAACATTTTGTTCGTCGGTTGGCTGATCATAACAACGGGATTGCCCTTTTATATGCCAGATGTGATAATAAAATGTTCTTTGAAGATATCTTTAACCGGGCAACCTCTATCAAATTTCTTCGTGATCGTATTTATTTTATCCGTCCTGACGGGACAAAGGGTGATCGGCCGGGGTGTGGCTCCGTTTTAATATCCTACGGTAAAGAGTGTGACGAAATCCTCCAAAATTGCAGCTTACCGGGGAAATATATTCAATTGATTAATAGTTGAAAAAAAATGAGTATAGAACAAATTATTTTCAATATCCTCAATAAAAACCCGCAAGCCTGGGTTAGATATTGGAAACAGAAAGAAATATCGGGGTTAACGTTACCCGGTGAGTACATCGAGATAAGGAGCCATTTCTTATCAGCTAACACCCTCCTTGAAATTTTGGAAGCTGGGTTTAAAATTAAAACAATAGGCTCAAAACAAATAGGGCCTGATGCTTATTGTGATGTCTTGTTTAAGCGTGAGATTTAAGTAAAATAAAGCAGATATGAATGAGTTAACAAATGAACAAGAGGCTGAAAAACTTGCTAAAAAGATAAAACGGTGTTTGGATTCCATTCCCGATAAATTTACAGTAGTAATAACGAACTCCACTATTCAAGTATGCCTAAAAGATGAATTTGAGGAATATTTTCAGGAAGAAGGAGATATAGATAATCCTCCGACTATAGCGTATGAAGTATTTAAAAAAGGCAATGTTCGTGGATGCGATTCCCAACTTTAAATTAACATAGGTAATATATACTCATCTACACTAAAAATTAGAAAATGGAAAAGAAAATCTGTCTTAGCATCGAACAGATGCAGAAATTAAAGGAATTAGGCATTGAACCCAAAGATGCCTCGATGTGCTGGATAAGGGACGGTGAAGGAAATGCAACAGCAGAACTTCATGATGAGTTTTGTTATGAAATGTCATTCATGAAGCCTATGCCGGCTTTTACTTTAGAAAATATATTGGAAATGATGCCTAGCAGTATTCGCAATAAATATCTATCTATAGACACAAGACAATTTTTTCTTAAAATGGAGAAGTTTGAAAATAGGTATAAATTCTTTTATTACCATTTTTCGTTTGATCCAATGATAGCAACTCCATATTACGAAAACGCTATTGACGCAGCATTTGAACTCCTTTGTTGGCTGGCGGAGAACAAACTTTTAAAACAATAAAATCATGGCAAAAACAATTATTCATATTTCTTCCTATATAGGAATAAGTTTTGGTGCAAAGCATTATTACGGAAAACTAATAACAATGGATGGAGAAATGTATGAATTATCCCGTCCTATTACTCAAAAAGAATTAAATGATAAGCCTGATAGATTTATGTGGTTTAAAGTAGGAGAATCAACAAAATGTTTTGAATCTTACAAAGATGTTATTTTAGCAGGTGGTGAAAAAGCCAAAGAATTAGGTATTGACTTGAAAGATGTTATAGTGGATGGAATACCTAATATCAAGGCAATACCGTATTTTGAAGCTTTAAAGCCTTTAGATACAAGACTTAAATGCAAATCATGCGGGAAAGTATTTGGAATGAATGAAGGGCTTTACAATACGCCTAATGGAGTTTTTTGCGTAAACTGCTACGAGAAAAGAAAGTAGTTATTCTTGAAATAGCTGAAATATTGGAATAAGTTAAATCGTTATTTTAGAAATTGGACAAAAAATAGAATAATCATGGAATGGAATAAAATTGAGGACAAATTACCTCCTATTGGAAAAAATTTTGTTTTGTACTCATCAATAACAGATGTAGCTACGGTAGAAAAATTTCAAACAGAGCAAGACATACGGCACTTTTGTGAATATCATACATTCGATTATTGGATTTATGCACCTAAGCTTTTAAAACAAGAAATATAATATGGAGAAAAAACAAAGAGCAGCCCAATACTATGTACGGCAAGAAGTAAAAGGTATGATTGACCATGATATTGATACAGGAGACATGGAAAGAGCTTTTATTGCTGGTGCGGAATGGTCAGAAAAGGATAAAGCAAAGCCTAAAGTTATGTGCCTTAGGGATAAAACGAAAGCATGTAATTTATGCCATGAATGTGACGTTGATGTTTTAAATCCTAATTATTAACTCAATATAAGAATTTCTAATGAACAATACAAATGATTTTAATCTAACCGGCCCGGAACTACATAGAGAATTACTCAAACGTATGGGTTACCGGAACGAATCAAGAAAGTGTAGTAACTGTTGTCATTATACAGGATTGATGAGTAAAGAGGAATGTGATTTAATTCCCATCATGTGTTTAAATATCGATGAGGATGGGTATTGTGATTATCATAAGTTTAAGAGAGAATAAGATGAAGAGAGACAATTCCGAGCTAACAACGCTCTACGAAAAGCTTCTCTCCCTCCCCTTGGGTTCTCCCGAATACAAAAAGTGCCTCGAAGACATCGGCAGTCTGGAATACCGGAACCTGTTCGGTAAAAATTCTTCCGGGGAAAAGAAGGGAAAAGAGAATAAGAAACCTGTGAGGTTTTTGAAAGGAACATATTAAAAAAAAGAAGAGGCAGCACCCGCACGACCAAGCACCACCTCCTATACACGATTATGATGCAAATATACTATTTACTTTTTAAATAATCGTGTTATGTTTAGCGAAATATCAGAGTTAAAAACTATTAGAGAGCAGAAATCCAGACTTTCCGAGAGAGAAGCAGAACTGACGCAGCCCATGCTAACTAATTTGAGCATGGTTGAGG
This window harbors:
- a CDS encoding ATP-binding protein; translation: MKKKKLIPERKSFPKIGTPIKKVTEVEKIPMSQIFEEAKFDRSRMAFLVNVIFSLSDIIHGLAIDAESELKNVDPGLRLELRHPIERIKIHASEMVRFVDEKTSESFSEGFGEASDEMRELILGYYSKLMKK
- a CDS encoding DNA N-6-adenine-methyltransferase encodes the protein MNVNFQTANKGGKAATTEWYTPQYIIESLGGKFDLDPCAPAILWYTAHKCYTKEIDGLSQKWEGRVFLNPPYENPVVKHFVRRLADHNNGIALLYARCDNKMFFEDIFNRATSIKFLRDRIYFIRPDGTKGDRPGCGSVLISYGKECDEILQNCSLPGKYIQLINS